The following coding sequences lie in one Arachis hypogaea cultivar Tifrunner chromosome 4, arahy.Tifrunner.gnm2.J5K5, whole genome shotgun sequence genomic window:
- the LOC112744782 gene encoding WD repeat-containing protein VIP3-like, producing the protein MKLAGIKSVENAHDDSIWAATWLPSTASRPPLLLTGSLDETVRMWRSDELVLERSNTCHCLGVASVAAHPLGSIAASSSLDSFVRVFDVDSNATIATLEAPPSEVWQMRFDPKGAVLAVAGGGSASVKLWDTNTWELVATLSIPRPEGSKPTDKSGSKKFVLSVAWSPDGKRLACGSMDGTISVFDVQRGKFLHHLEGHYMPVRSLVYSPYDPRLLFTASDDTNVHMYDAEGKALVGNMSGHASWVLCVDVSPDGAAIATGSSDKTVRLWDLAMRASVQTMSNHTDQVWGVAFRPDGRGGRLASVSDDKSVSLYDYS; encoded by the exons ATGAAACTGGCGGGGATCAAATCGGTAGAGAACGCTCACGATGATTCCATTTGGGCTGCCACGTGGCTCCCCTCAACCGCCTCCCGACCGCCGCTTCTCCTCACTGGCTCTCTGGACGAGACTGTCAGGATGTGGCGCTCTGACGAGCTCGTTCTTGAGCGCAGCAACACGTGTCACTGCCTTGGTGTAGCCTCAGTTGCCGCTCACCCCCTCGGCTCCATCGCCGCCTCCTCTTCGCTAGATAGCTTCGTTAGGGTCTTTGATGTTGATTCCAATGCCACAATTGCTACTCTCGAGGCTCCTCCTTCTGAAGTCTGGCAAATGCGCTTCGACCCTAAG GGTGCTGTTTTAGCCGTTGCTGGTGGAGGTAGTGCGTCGGTCAAGCTTTGGGACACTAACACATGGGAACTCGTTGCTACTTTATCAATTCCTCGTCCAGAAGGATCCAAACCCACGGACAAAAGTGGCAGTAAGAAGTTTGTCCTATCAGTTGCTTGGAGCCCTGATGGCAAGCGGCTCGCTTGTGGCTCAATGGATGGCACGATTTCTGTCTTTGATGTTCAGCGTGGCAAATTTTTACACCACCTTGAGGGTCACTACATGCCAGTACGGTCTCTTGTTTATTCTCCTTACGATCCAAGGCTACTATTTACAGCCTCAGACGACACTAATGTCCACATGTATGATGCTGAGGGGAAAGCTTTAGTTGGCAACATGTCGGGTCATGCTAGCTGGGTATTGTGTGTTGATGTGAGCCCAGACGGGGCTGCCATTGCTACAGGTTCGAGCGATAAAACTGTAAGACTATGGGATCTTGCCATGAGGGCGTCCGTGCAGACAATGAGCAACCATACAGATCAAGTGTGGGGAGTAGCATTTAGACCGGATGGACGAGGTGGTCGCCTTGCTAGTGTATCGGATGATAAGAGCGTATCCTTGTACGATTACTCCTGA